The proteins below are encoded in one region of Nitrospira sp.:
- a CDS encoding phospholipid-binding protein, with the protein MRTLFGLFAGIALLGVVGCQSTTGKTMGQTVNDANITAAIQGQLTADKMSNFTRIDVDTERGVVTLNGIVKSTEDKDRVARIAKNVDGVKRVNNNLQVQSSPPTMRSN; encoded by the coding sequence ATGAGAACGCTCTTCGGATTGTTTGCCGGCATCGCCCTCCTAGGAGTGGTGGGGTGTCAGTCCACGACGGGAAAAACCATGGGGCAAACGGTCAACGACGCCAATATTACCGCCGCCATCCAGGGACAGCTGACCGCAGATAAGATGTCCAACTTCACACGCATCGATGTGGACACGGAAAGAGGCGTGGTGACCCTCAATGGGATTGTGAAATCGACGGAAGACAAGGATCGCGTCGCGAGGATCGCGAAGAACGTTGATGGGGTGAAACGGGTCAACAACAATCTCCAGGTCCAGAGTAGCCCTCCCACGATGAGATCGAATTAG
- a CDS encoding DNA-binding response regulator, producing the protein MRPRILIADDHVLVAQGIQKLLESDVEVIRLVSDGRALIRAVEETQPDLVVVDISLPLLNGLDAARQIKQAQPKTKILMLTMHADKAFVVEAFQVGVAGYVLKQSLSNELQQAVREVLKGNTYISPTVAHGLVEHMNKPTGSEPGTNSKGFDHSLSPRQREVLQLVAEGRSTKEIASILNVSTKTVEFHRTRIMKELGLKTRPELTKYAIANGIITVEGVVPSPV; encoded by the coding sequence ATGAGGCCGCGGATCTTAATTGCGGACGATCATGTGCTGGTCGCCCAGGGGATCCAGAAACTTCTCGAGTCGGATGTCGAGGTCATTCGCCTGGTGTCCGATGGGCGTGCGCTCATCCGGGCCGTCGAAGAGACCCAACCGGACTTGGTGGTTGTCGATATCTCCTTGCCGCTCCTCAATGGGTTGGATGCCGCTCGTCAAATCAAGCAGGCACAACCAAAGACGAAAATTCTGATGCTGACGATGCATGCCGACAAAGCATTTGTGGTCGAGGCTTTTCAGGTCGGCGTCGCGGGCTACGTGCTGAAGCAATCGTTGTCCAATGAACTCCAGCAGGCGGTTCGTGAGGTGTTAAAGGGTAATACGTATATATCCCCGACGGTGGCCCATGGTCTGGTGGAGCACATGAACAAACCCACCGGATCCGAACCAGGCACCAACTCGAAGGGATTCGACCATTCGTTGAGTCCGCGGCAAAGGGAAGTCCTGCAACTCGTCGCAGAAGGGCGTTCGACGAAGGAGATCGCGTCCATTCTGAATGTGTCGACCAAGACGGTCGAATTCCATCGTACTCGCATCATGAAGGAGCTGGGTCTCAAAACTCGCCCGGAGTTGACGAAGTATGCGATTGCGAATGGGATTATTACGGTCGAGGGCGTCGTGCCGTCACCCGTCTAA
- a CDS encoding B12-binding domain-containing radical SAM protein: MKLLLVHPGPLMYTKVYLRLEPLGLELVAEAARRAGHEVALLDLQIDTHRDYLARVASWEPDAVGVSCNYLANVPEIVDLAKLTKAQRPNTFFFVGGHSASFIAGDLLRHADGAIDCVVKGEGEPSVGPLLDALLDDARAVSSVPGVVSADGEGPSPSFVSHLDDCRPARDLLRHRHKYFIGVLDPCASIEFSRGCPWDCSFCSAWTFYGRSYRPVSPEVVAEDLARIREPGVFIVDDVAFIQAKHGLEIGEAVAKHGIRKQYYLETRGDVLLRNKDVFRMWKRLGLQYMFIGIEALDEAGLTRHRKRISQSKNFEALEYARSLGITVALNLIADPAWDRAQFEVIRQWCLEIPEIVNISVNTPYPGTESWLTEPRPITSRDYRLFDIQHAVLPTTLSLPEFYEELVKTQQILNRKHLGWRALRSTASIAAKHLLRGQTNFVKMLWKFNSVYDPALQMADHAKPVRYQMASPPTDDRTGSGTLLYIHRANGRRSRALDDSTEAFVEATRSASGT; encoded by the coding sequence ATGAAGTTGCTGCTCGTACATCCCGGACCGCTCATGTACACAAAAGTCTACCTGCGACTCGAGCCCCTGGGATTGGAACTCGTGGCCGAAGCCGCTCGGAGAGCCGGTCACGAGGTGGCGCTGTTGGATCTCCAGATCGACACACATCGGGACTATCTCGCACGAGTCGCATCCTGGGAACCCGACGCGGTCGGTGTGTCGTGCAACTATTTGGCCAATGTTCCGGAAATTGTTGATTTGGCCAAGCTGACGAAAGCGCAGCGGCCGAACACCTTCTTCTTCGTCGGCGGCCACAGCGCCTCATTCATAGCGGGCGATCTCCTGCGCCATGCCGACGGGGCGATCGACTGTGTGGTGAAGGGCGAGGGGGAACCTAGCGTGGGCCCGCTCCTCGATGCACTGCTAGACGACGCCCGCGCCGTGAGTTCCGTTCCCGGAGTCGTGTCGGCCGACGGGGAAGGCCCCTCGCCCTCATTTGTGTCCCATTTAGACGACTGCAGACCTGCGAGGGACCTGCTCCGCCATCGCCATAAATACTTCATCGGCGTGTTGGACCCTTGCGCCTCCATCGAGTTCTCTCGCGGCTGTCCCTGGGACTGCTCGTTTTGCAGCGCCTGGACGTTTTACGGCCGCAGCTACCGGCCAGTCAGCCCAGAGGTCGTCGCCGAGGACCTCGCACGCATTCGAGAGCCTGGGGTCTTCATCGTCGATGATGTCGCGTTCATTCAGGCCAAACACGGGCTTGAGATCGGTGAAGCCGTGGCCAAGCACGGAATCCGCAAGCAGTACTATCTCGAAACACGCGGGGACGTCCTCCTTCGCAACAAGGACGTCTTCCGCATGTGGAAACGACTGGGTCTGCAATACATGTTCATCGGGATCGAGGCCCTCGACGAAGCCGGTCTGACCCGGCACCGGAAGCGTATCTCGCAGAGTAAAAATTTCGAAGCTCTGGAGTATGCGCGCTCGCTTGGAATCACGGTGGCCCTCAACTTGATTGCGGACCCTGCCTGGGACAGGGCGCAGTTCGAGGTGATCCGGCAGTGGTGTCTAGAGATTCCTGAAATCGTGAACATCAGCGTCAACACTCCGTATCCGGGTACGGAAAGCTGGCTGACGGAACCCCGGCCCATCACATCGCGCGATTATCGACTGTTCGACATTCAGCATGCGGTGCTCCCGACCACATTGTCCTTACCCGAGTTTTATGAGGAACTCGTGAAGACGCAGCAGATTTTGAACCGGAAGCATTTGGGTTGGAGGGCCTTACGCTCGACTGCGTCGATCGCAGCCAAACACCTTCTGCGAGGACAGACGAACTTCGTCAAGATGCTATGGAAATTCAACAGCGTCTATGACCCCGCACTGCAAATGGCCGACCATGCCAAGCCTGTTCGCTACCAGATGGCGTCGCCACCGACTGACGACCGGACCGGCAGTGGGACGCTGCTGTATATTCATCGGGCGAACGGACGTCGCAGCCGAGCGCTCGACGATTCCACCGAGGCGTTTGTAGAGGCGACTCGAAGCGCATCCGGGACGTGA
- a CDS encoding class III cytochrome C domain protein: MVLVLAALGALGVGTLYSTGSSDLSGQEAQPVAFTHVKHAGDLGIECLYCHRAAADSPTAGIPSMYICIGCHRNLADETSETRKLLASWSAQTPVEWTRLHRLPDFVYFTHEMHLANGLQCQQCHGHVERMAAPPRAESHEMGWCLSCHEARGASRDCWTCHK, from the coding sequence GTGGTGCTGGTATTAGCTGCCCTGGGCGCCCTGGGTGTCGGAACGTTGTACTCGACCGGGAGCTCCGATTTATCGGGCCAAGAAGCGCAACCTGTGGCATTCACCCACGTGAAGCACGCCGGGGACTTGGGCATTGAGTGTCTGTACTGCCATCGAGCGGCCGCGGATTCCCCCACGGCTGGTATCCCGTCCATGTACATCTGTATTGGCTGCCACCGGAATCTAGCGGACGAAACATCGGAGACTCGGAAGCTGCTCGCCTCCTGGAGCGCACAGACACCGGTCGAATGGACGCGCCTGCATCGACTTCCGGACTTCGTGTACTTCACGCATGAGATGCACCTCGCAAACGGACTGCAGTGCCAGCAATGTCACGGCCATGTCGAACGCATGGCCGCCCCTCCTCGCGCTGAAAGTCACGAAATGGGATGGTGCTTGTCCTGCCATGAGGCTCGAGGAGCCTCGCGCGACTGTTGGACCTGTCATAAGTAA
- the osmY gene encoding ornithine aminotransferase, whose amino-acid sequence MKAQGGTVALVTSVLLLVSASASESADSSAAPSPVITDKTVTHAIERSLFVDSLVPHDGLDVETKDGIVTLQGAVPTIYGKERAVEHAQSMKGVRAVIDRIEVRASPRPDEEVRRDVTEALRIDPATNSMKIAVIAHNGQIVLRGTVQSWAERELAAEVVKTVRGVRSVNNELQLQLNGERGDAEIEADIRERLRTDVWLTGRILDVAVSGGDVVLRGTVGSALEKNRALSRAHVLGVKTVDGNDITVEWWARNYMRQDDYVFPTDREIARSVKDALRHDPRVWTANPDVEVVAGAVTLRGVVGSLSAKRAAEADASDTLGIRTVNNYLQVRPAQSADDDGLAKAVRSRLAASTLVDRYDIRVAAHHGTVVLTGSVDSYAEKLAVGELASRIEGVTGLRNRLAVEGDGRRLKSDHDIKRGIQDELWWSPFVDQEQVQVDVRDGVATLTGRVHSWWEKNRATKNAFEGGARDVRNELEVQ is encoded by the coding sequence ATGAAGGCTCAGGGGGGAACCGTCGCCCTTGTCACGAGCGTTCTGCTTTTGGTGTCGGCCTCCGCGTCGGAGTCAGCAGACTCTTCTGCAGCGCCCTCGCCCGTCATTACCGACAAAACCGTGACTCACGCGATCGAGCGGAGCCTGTTCGTCGATAGTCTCGTGCCGCATGATGGTCTCGACGTCGAGACCAAAGACGGCATTGTGACCCTCCAAGGCGCCGTTCCCACCATCTACGGAAAGGAGCGCGCGGTGGAACACGCGCAATCCATGAAGGGCGTGCGAGCCGTCATCGACCGAATCGAGGTCCGGGCCAGCCCGCGTCCGGACGAAGAGGTGCGTCGCGACGTGACAGAGGCGCTACGGATCGATCCCGCAACGAACTCCATGAAAATCGCGGTGATCGCGCACAACGGGCAAATCGTACTCCGGGGAACCGTTCAGTCGTGGGCCGAGCGGGAGTTGGCTGCTGAAGTGGTCAAAACCGTCCGGGGCGTTCGGAGTGTGAACAATGAATTGCAACTCCAACTCAACGGCGAACGGGGAGACGCGGAGATCGAAGCCGACATCCGCGAGCGTTTGCGCACCGACGTGTGGCTGACGGGTCGCATTCTTGACGTGGCGGTATCCGGTGGGGACGTCGTCCTGCGAGGAACCGTCGGGAGTGCATTGGAAAAGAACCGCGCCCTTTCGCGCGCGCATGTGCTGGGGGTGAAGACGGTCGATGGCAACGATATCACCGTCGAGTGGTGGGCACGGAATTATATGCGTCAGGATGATTATGTGTTTCCGACCGACCGCGAGATTGCTCGGTCAGTGAAGGATGCCCTTCGCCATGATCCCCGCGTCTGGACGGCCAACCCGGATGTCGAGGTTGTCGCGGGTGCGGTCACCCTGCGCGGCGTGGTCGGGAGTTTGAGTGCAAAACGGGCGGCCGAGGCCGACGCGAGTGACACACTCGGTATCAGAACAGTCAATAATTACCTGCAGGTACGACCGGCCCAATCGGCGGACGATGACGGTCTGGCGAAGGCCGTGCGATCGAGACTCGCCGCGAGCACGTTGGTCGATCGGTATGACATCAGGGTGGCCGCTCACCACGGAACGGTCGTGCTGACTGGATCGGTGGACAGCTATGCGGAGAAGCTGGCGGTCGGAGAGCTGGCGTCGCGGATCGAGGGTGTGACGGGCTTGAGAAATCGCCTCGCGGTGGAGGGTGACGGGAGGAGATTGAAATCCGATCACGATATCAAACGGGGAATTCAAGATGAACTGTGGTGGAGTCCTTTCGTCGATCAAGAGCAGGTGCAGGTCGATGTGCGGGACGGCGTCGCCACGCTCACCGGACGAGTACACAGTTGGTGGGAGAAAAACAGGGCCACCAAGAATGCTTTCGAGGGAGGGGCACGGGACGTTCGCAACGAACTTGAGGTGCAGTAA
- a CDS encoding DNA-binding response regulator produces the protein MSILKPTVLIADDHPLVSEGLRQLLEADFEVLGTASNGDELFRQFQSVRPDVVLLDAVMPPDDGFVIARKLKAASPDVRIIFVTMLAEPIHISEAFRAGAKGYVLKQSAASDLVQAVRAVLRNDRYLSPGIIGEVRESVEYPWTKPGGFTVQLTERQKQILRLLSRGDSTKVIAETLKISPKTVEFHKASIYKKIGVRSPSDLTKFALTHGLTSLS, from the coding sequence ATGTCCATTCTTAAGCCAACGGTCCTGATTGCGGACGATCATCCTCTTGTGTCCGAAGGATTGCGCCAATTGCTGGAGGCGGACTTCGAAGTGCTGGGCACGGCCAGCAACGGGGATGAGCTTTTCCGTCAATTTCAGTCGGTTCGCCCTGACGTGGTATTGCTCGATGCGGTCATGCCCCCCGATGATGGCTTTGTGATCGCACGAAAACTGAAAGCGGCTTCACCGGACGTTCGCATCATTTTCGTCACCATGCTTGCAGAACCGATCCACATCAGCGAAGCGTTCCGGGCCGGAGCCAAGGGGTACGTGTTGAAACAATCCGCCGCGTCGGATCTTGTTCAGGCGGTCAGGGCTGTGCTGCGCAACGATCGGTACCTGTCTCCAGGTATTATCGGGGAAGTCAGGGAGTCGGTCGAATACCCCTGGACGAAACCGGGAGGCTTCACCGTTCAGTTGACTGAACGGCAAAAACAGATTCTGCGGCTTTTATCGCGAGGTGACTCGACGAAGGTCATTGCCGAAACGCTAAAAATCTCTCCCAAAACGGTCGAATTCCACAAGGCCAGCATCTACAAGAAAATCGGCGTTCGTTCCCCCAGCGACCTCACAAAATTCGCCTTGACCCACGGACTGACGTCGCTCAGTTAG
- a CDS encoding hemerythrin — protein MGPRAAATVELAVDVLGKLKNDHAKVKELFDQFEHAEDAEERATIIKTALQELEVHAQLEERILYPAFREHLKEEDMIDEAFEEHHVVHLLIKELKGSRAKQGRRDAKFMVLVENVKHHIREEEGSLFPEVEGLDLDWEALSAKVEKKRAQLESHGRRSKG, from the coding sequence ATGGGTCCACGAGCGGCAGCCACGGTTGAGTTGGCCGTTGATGTGCTGGGCAAGCTGAAAAACGACCACGCAAAGGTCAAGGAGCTGTTCGATCAGTTCGAACACGCTGAAGATGCCGAGGAGCGGGCCACGATCATCAAAACAGCCTTGCAGGAATTGGAAGTGCACGCGCAACTCGAAGAGAGGATTCTGTATCCAGCCTTTCGGGAACATCTCAAAGAAGAGGACATGATTGATGAGGCCTTCGAGGAACATCACGTCGTGCACCTCCTCATCAAAGAGTTGAAAGGGTCACGAGCGAAGCAGGGCCGGCGAGACGCGAAATTCATGGTTTTGGTCGAAAATGTGAAGCATCACATTAGAGAAGAGGAAGGCTCCTTGTTTCCCGAGGTCGAGGGCCTCGATCTCGACTGGGAGGCGTTATCCGCGAAGGTGGAGAAAAAGCGGGCGCAACTCGAATCGCACGGTCGACGATCGAAGGGTTAA
- a CDS encoding hypothetical protein (possible pseudo, internal stop codon), whose product MSTLSPTKVMSADTLIGMAVQNAAGEDLGEIKDLMLDLRHGKIAYAVLSFGGFLGFGDKLFAIPWDALTLASADNASMFILHVPRERLERAPGFDPEQWPDMADLTWAEAIHQYYGYKPYW is encoded by the coding sequence ATGTCAACACTCTCGCCCACGAAAGTCATGTCGGCAGATACGCTCATTGGGATGGCCGTTCAAAATGCGGCCGGCGAAGATCTGGGGGAGATCAAGGATCTCATGCTGGACCTTCGTCACGGCAAGATTGCCTATGCGGTGTTATCCTTCGGAGGATTTCTCGGATTCGGCGATAAGCTTTTTGCGATACCGTGGGACGCGCTTACACTGGCGTCAGCGGACAATGCGTCGATGTTCATTCTTCACGTGCCTCGGGAGCGGCTTGAACGCGCCCCGGGATTCGATCCGGAACAGTGGCCCGACATGGCCGACCTGACCTGGGCCGAAGCCATTCATCAGTACTACGGCTATAAACCGTATTGGTAG